The DNA segment TTCAGCTGAGTGTCACGTCTGATAACCGTACACATTCTTCGGGTCACCTTGATATAAGTGTGAAAAACTTATCAAAACAAGAAGCGATGAAAGCTGTTGTGTGGGCAGAAGTTCTTGGCAAGCCTCGCTCAAGAAACCCACATAAAGCATTTGCACCAACGCGTCATAAGTAATTTAAACACACAGAACACAGATGGAGGTCTTTAGACTTTCATCTGTGTTCTTTTTTTGTTTTCACGTACGCTCCGATGTGGAATAAAGTGATATCCTGCTTCGTTTTAACATAAGCATACATGGAGGGGGAATGGTGCATGGGAAAACTGATGGGACCTGTACGAAAATGGATGATGCAGCATATGCAGCTTCCCGCAGATGTCATGATGGACCTGCCCAGGATTACGATGATTGGTCAGTTGCATATCTATATTGAAAATCATAAAGGAGTACTTAGGTTTTCAACTTCCGAATTACGGTTGTTATTAAAGCAAGGCCAAGTATTAATCAAAGGGGACCAATTTGTGATCAAAACCATTTATCCGGAAGAGTTATTGCTTGAAGGTAGAATTGATCAAGTAATCTACATCAATGACTCAGATGATCACTCCTAATATAGATTGTGTTGATAAAGGGGGATATTATGTTAAATCATTGGATGACACACTTAAAGGGCTACGTGTTTGTTGAATTAACAGGCGTTTACACAGAGCGTCTGTTAAACGCATGCTTGCATAATGGACTAGCCATTTGGTCGGTCCGAAAAATGGGTGAGGA comes from the Alkalihalobacillus sp. FSL W8-0930 genome and includes:
- the yqfC gene encoding sporulation protein YqfC; translated protein: MGKLMGPVRKWMMQHMQLPADVMMDLPRITMIGQLHIYIENHKGVLRFSTSELRLLLKQGQVLIKGDQFVIKTIYPEELLLEGRIDQVIYINDSDDHS